A section of the Ornithinimicrobium sufpigmenti genome encodes:
- a CDS encoding DUF885 domain-containing protein, whose product MTEQSRQQTEIDRLAEAHLDAAVALSPLEATYLGVPGQDHAIDDLSVEGLRAQRELAGRTLEQLGGLLPEDDVDRVTVAALRERLGLQVEELDLVLAGRAPVDLNVIASAPQELRDIFDIMGKDTPEQWQNIVARLEAMPVAVEQYVSALRWSAEQGQVSPRRQVDRVAEQCRDQAGDEASTFDALLTEAGGQSEQLQAGLAAAVRGAKAAFGTLAAYLETELAALASESDACGREVYALRSRGFLGAQIDLEETYAWGQEELARITAMMEETAEQIRPGATVKEAVAILDDDPRYQLEGTEALREWMQVKADEAVAQLAGTHFDVPEPVRTIECMIAPSQTGGIYYTGPSEDFSRPGRMWWSVPKGVTRFSTWRELTTVYHEGVPGHHLQIGQTVYRSELLNRWRRLASWTSGHGEGWALYSEWLMADLGYMDDPGDRMGLLDGQSLRAARVVLDIGVHCGFEAPAEVGGGAWTYDKAWQFLQNHVNMDEGFVRFELDRYLGWPGQAPSYKIGERLWLQLRDQVREREGEDFDLKAFHRRALDIGGVGLDTLRAAVLGEL is encoded by the coding sequence GTGACCGAGCAGAGCCGCCAGCAGACCGAGATCGACCGCCTCGCCGAGGCCCACCTGGACGCCGCCGTGGCGCTGAGCCCCCTGGAGGCGACCTACCTGGGGGTGCCCGGGCAGGACCACGCCATCGACGACCTGTCGGTCGAGGGACTGCGGGCCCAGCGTGAGCTGGCCGGCCGGACCCTGGAGCAGCTCGGTGGGCTGCTGCCGGAGGATGACGTGGACCGGGTGACGGTCGCCGCCCTGCGCGAGCGCCTGGGTCTGCAGGTCGAGGAGCTGGACCTCGTCCTCGCCGGCCGGGCACCGGTCGACCTCAACGTCATCGCCTCCGCCCCGCAGGAATTGCGCGACATCTTCGACATCATGGGCAAGGACACCCCCGAGCAGTGGCAGAACATCGTGGCCCGGCTCGAGGCGATGCCGGTCGCGGTGGAGCAGTACGTCTCCGCCCTGCGCTGGTCCGCCGAGCAGGGGCAGGTCAGCCCCCGCCGCCAGGTCGACCGCGTCGCCGAGCAGTGCCGCGACCAGGCCGGGGACGAGGCGAGCACCTTCGACGCCCTGCTGACCGAGGCCGGGGGCCAGTCCGAGCAGCTGCAGGCCGGCCTGGCGGCCGCGGTCCGGGGCGCCAAGGCGGCCTTCGGCACGCTCGCGGCATACCTGGAGACGGAGCTGGCCGCCCTTGCGTCGGAGTCCGACGCGTGCGGCCGGGAGGTCTACGCGCTGCGCTCCCGCGGCTTCCTCGGTGCCCAGATCGACCTGGAGGAGACCTACGCGTGGGGCCAGGAGGAGCTGGCCCGGATCACCGCGATGATGGAGGAGACCGCGGAGCAGATCCGTCCCGGCGCCACCGTCAAGGAGGCGGTGGCGATCCTCGACGACGACCCCCGCTACCAGCTCGAGGGCACCGAGGCCCTGCGCGAGTGGATGCAGGTCAAGGCGGACGAGGCGGTGGCCCAGCTGGCCGGCACCCACTTCGACGTGCCGGAGCCGGTCCGCACCATCGAGTGCATGATCGCACCCAGCCAGACCGGCGGGATCTACTACACCGGCCCCTCGGAGGACTTCTCCCGGCCCGGTCGGATGTGGTGGTCGGTGCCCAAGGGCGTCACCCGGTTCTCCACCTGGCGCGAGCTGACCACCGTCTACCACGAGGGCGTGCCGGGCCACCACCTGCAGATCGGGCAGACCGTCTACCGCTCCGAGCTGCTCAACCGCTGGCGCCGGCTGGCGTCCTGGACCTCCGGGCACGGGGAGGGCTGGGCGCTCTACAGCGAGTGGCTGATGGCCGACCTGGGCTACATGGACGACCCCGGGGACCGGATGGGGCTGCTCGACGGCCAGTCGCTGCGGGCGGCGCGGGTCGTGCTCGACATCGGCGTGCACTGCGGCTTCGAGGCCCCGGCAGAGGTCGGCGGGGGCGCCTGGACCTACGACAAGGCCTGGCAGTTCCTGCAGAACCACGTGAACATGGACGAGGGCTTCGTCCGCTTCGAGCTGGACCGCTACCTGGGCTGGCCCGGCCAGGCCCCCAGCTACAAGATCGGCGAGCGGCTCTGGCTGCAGCTGCGCGACCAGGTGCGCGAGCGCGAGGGCGAGGACTTCGACCTCAAGGCCTTCCACCGCCGGGCGCTGGACATCGGCGGGGTCGGGCTGGACACGCTGCGGGCCGCGGTGCTCGGCGAGCTCTGA
- the paaE gene encoding 1,2-phenylacetyl-CoA epoxidase subunit PaaE, translating into MLSLLQQQPTRRRATFHDLTVTRVDRLTDDAVAISFAVPEELSREFDFQPGQHLTVRATIDGQDVRRSYSCCISRAEARRRGEVRVASMRVPTGLMSTWLGSEVRPGDTLQVMTPMGSFVCPTDPTARRHHVGVAAGSGITPVLSLLTTALEEEPQSRATLIFGNRRTDSIMFLEELMDLKNRFPGRFILLNVLSREVQDLELFTGRIDREKFEEFLATFVPEDEVDEWYLCGPLGMVETVRAVLAERDVDPEHVHHEIFHVDDAGTPVTQTAPVEVDPSAPPEAVVTVTLDGRTTTVPMPTRVESILDATLRERPDAPFSCTGGVCGTCRAKVVTGEVRMDRNYALEPDEVERGYRLMCQSHPVSDQVTIDYDA; encoded by the coding sequence ATGTTGAGCCTGTTGCAGCAGCAGCCCACCCGGCGCCGCGCCACCTTTCATGACCTGACCGTCACCCGGGTGGACCGGCTGACCGACGACGCCGTCGCGATCAGCTTCGCCGTCCCGGAGGAGCTGAGCCGCGAGTTCGACTTCCAGCCCGGGCAGCACCTGACCGTGCGGGCCACGATCGACGGTCAGGATGTGCGCCGCTCCTACTCCTGCTGCATCTCCCGCGCCGAGGCCCGGCGCCGCGGGGAGGTCCGGGTGGCCTCGATGCGGGTGCCGACCGGCCTGATGTCGACCTGGCTGGGCAGCGAGGTCCGTCCGGGCGACACCCTGCAGGTGATGACGCCGATGGGCAGCTTCGTCTGCCCGACGGACCCCACGGCGCGTCGCCACCACGTCGGCGTGGCCGCGGGCTCGGGCATCACCCCGGTGCTGTCGCTGCTCACGACGGCGCTGGAGGAGGAGCCGCAGTCGCGGGCCACGCTGATCTTCGGCAACCGACGCACCGACTCCATCATGTTCCTGGAGGAGCTGATGGACCTGAAGAACCGGTTCCCGGGCCGGTTCATCCTGCTCAACGTGCTCTCCCGCGAGGTGCAGGACCTGGAGCTCTTCACCGGTCGGATCGACCGGGAGAAGTTCGAGGAGTTCCTGGCCACCTTCGTGCCCGAGGACGAGGTCGATGAGTGGTACCTGTGCGGGCCGCTGGGGATGGTCGAGACCGTCCGCGCCGTCCTGGCCGAGCGGGACGTGGACCCGGAGCACGTGCACCATGAGATCTTCCACGTGGACGACGCCGGGACACCGGTGACGCAGACCGCGCCGGTCGAGGTCGACCCCTCGGCGCCGCCGGAGGCCGTCGTCACCGTCACCCTCGACGGCCGCACGACCACGGTGCCGATGCCGACCCGCGTGGAGTCGATCCTGGACGCCACCCTGCGCGAGCGCCCCGACGCACCCTTCTCCTGCACCGGTGGCGTCTGCGGCACCTGCCGCGCCAAGGTGGTCACCGGGGAGGTCCGCATGGACCGCAACTACGCCCTGGAGCCGGACGAGGTGGAGCGGGGCTACCGGCTCATGTGCCAGTCGCACCCGGTCAGCGACCAGGTGACCATCGACTATGACGCCTGA
- a CDS encoding NAD(P)/FAD-dependent oxidoreductase produces the protein MAVDVRKIAVVGAGMVGLSTAWFLREQGVEVTVLDRTGVGAGASWGNAGWLTPAIATPLPEPAVLRYGVRAVISANSPVYVPPTLDPNLARFVAGFVRHSTGSRWTTAMQALLPVNAQSLDAFDHLAAHGVAAPVLDAEPFTAAYERAGDVQGLLEEFEQIERAGGRVEHELIGGAEARRREPALSEKVQAAVVIHGQRYLRPVEYVEALAEAVRGQGTPIVAGADVLGIDDLGPAGVQVRTAGPGSGSYDAVVVATGAWLGDLVRPFGVRHVVQAGRGYSFSVETEHLPAGPLYFPAVRVALTPLGDRLRVAGMMEFRKADAALDPRRIRAIVEAARPLLHGADLDRRQDEWVGSRPVTADGLPLIGRTESERVFVAGGHGMWGVTLGPVTGRLLAEQITTGQVPAELTPFDPLRRLRWAPSRLSAARRRTGSTQV, from the coding sequence GTGGCAGTGGACGTGCGCAAGATCGCGGTGGTCGGTGCGGGCATGGTCGGTCTCTCGACCGCGTGGTTCCTGCGGGAGCAGGGGGTCGAGGTCACGGTCCTGGACCGCACCGGCGTCGGTGCCGGGGCGTCGTGGGGCAACGCCGGGTGGCTGACCCCGGCGATCGCGACCCCGCTGCCGGAGCCGGCCGTGCTGCGCTACGGCGTGCGCGCCGTCATCTCGGCCAACTCCCCCGTCTACGTGCCGCCCACCCTGGACCCCAACCTGGCCCGGTTCGTGGCCGGTTTCGTGCGGCACAGCACCGGCAGCCGGTGGACCACCGCGATGCAGGCCCTGCTGCCGGTCAACGCACAGTCCCTCGACGCCTTCGACCACCTGGCTGCGCACGGCGTCGCGGCACCGGTGCTGGACGCCGAGCCGTTCACCGCCGCCTACGAGCGCGCCGGTGACGTGCAGGGGCTGCTGGAGGAGTTCGAGCAGATCGAGCGGGCCGGGGGCCGTGTGGAGCACGAGCTCATCGGGGGCGCCGAGGCGCGCCGCCGCGAGCCGGCCCTGTCGGAGAAGGTGCAGGCGGCCGTCGTCATCCACGGCCAGCGCTACCTGCGCCCGGTGGAGTATGTCGAGGCCCTCGCCGAGGCGGTGCGCGGCCAGGGCACCCCGATCGTCGCCGGTGCCGACGTCCTCGGGATCGACGACCTCGGCCCGGCCGGGGTGCAGGTGCGCACGGCCGGTCCCGGGTCGGGCAGCTACGACGCGGTGGTGGTCGCGACCGGTGCCTGGCTGGGTGACCTGGTGCGACCCTTCGGTGTCCGGCACGTCGTCCAGGCCGGGCGCGGCTACTCCTTCAGCGTGGAGACCGAGCACCTCCCGGCCGGCCCGCTGTACTTCCCCGCCGTCCGGGTGGCCCTCACGCCGCTCGGTGACCGGCTGCGCGTCGCCGGGATGATGGAGTTCCGCAAGGCCGACGCCGCGCTGGACCCTCGGCGGATCCGGGCCATCGTCGAGGCCGCCCGGCCGCTGCTCCACGGCGCCGACCTGGACCGCCGGCAGGACGAGTGGGTCGGCTCCCGCCCGGTCACCGCCGACGGACTGCCGCTCATCGGCCGCACGGAGTCCGAGCGCGTATTCGTCGCAGGCGGCCACGGCATGTGGGGCGTGACGCTCGGCCCGGTCACGGGTCGTCTGCTCGCCGAGCAGATCACCACGGGCCAGGTGCCCGCCGAGCTGACCCCCTTCGACCCGCTGCGCCGGCTGCGGTGGGCCCCGTCCCGGCTGAGCGCCGCCCGACGACGGACGGGCTCGACGCAGGTCTGA
- a CDS encoding MOSC domain-containing protein — protein sequence MTGRIRSTNLAHPKPDPGTPRTTGIDKRAASGIELFTPGPRYGDGPGVVGDLIGDAQHHGGAQKAVYAFSREELDWWEGELGRGLSDGMFGENLTTEGLNLEALLINQRVRVGDEVVLEVSVPRTPCATFQRHLGERAWVRRFTERGRCGSYFRVVVPGQVRPGDLVEVLEPPAHDVDMRTAFASAMGDDDAGRRVLEARCLPPMYHERLVRRFAPAT from the coding sequence ATGACCGGACGGATCCGCTCCACGAACCTGGCTCACCCCAAGCCCGACCCCGGCACGCCGCGGACGACCGGCATCGACAAGCGCGCGGCGTCGGGGATCGAGCTGTTCACCCCCGGTCCTCGGTATGGCGACGGGCCGGGCGTGGTGGGCGACCTCATCGGCGACGCCCAGCACCACGGCGGCGCCCAGAAGGCGGTGTACGCCTTCAGCCGCGAGGAGCTCGACTGGTGGGAGGGCGAGCTCGGGCGAGGGCTCTCGGACGGGATGTTCGGGGAGAACCTCACCACGGAGGGGCTGAACCTGGAGGCTCTGCTGATCAACCAGCGGGTCCGAGTCGGCGACGAGGTGGTGCTCGAGGTGTCGGTCCCTCGCACCCCCTGCGCCACCTTCCAGCGACACCTGGGCGAACGGGCCTGGGTGCGCCGGTTCACCGAGCGCGGCCGCTGCGGCAGCTACTTTCGCGTGGTGGTCCCGGGTCAGGTCCGGCCCGGCGACCTGGTCGAGGTGCTGGAGCCGCCCGCGCACGACGTCGACATGCGCACGGCCTTCGCCTCGGCGATGGGGGACGACGACGCCGGTCGCAGGGTGCTGGAGGCC
- a CDS encoding Maf family protein, whose product MLPLVLASASPARLTTLRSAGVEPEVLVSGLDEEAALARARERHGPLDPADAALTLARAKCEDVVARHDPEALVLGCDSVLELDGALHGKPGSSQVAIERWRTMRGRSGTLHTGHWLVDNRDPEEGGTGGTLGATASTVVHFADLSDAEIAAYVATGEPLQVAGAFTVDGLGGPYVTGIEGDYHAVVGVSLPLLRELLQELGLAWHELRR is encoded by the coding sequence ATGCTCCCCCTCGTCCTCGCCTCCGCCTCCCCTGCCCGCCTCACCACGCTGCGCAGCGCCGGCGTCGAACCCGAGGTGCTGGTCTCCGGCCTGGACGAGGAGGCCGCCCTCGCGCGGGCTCGCGAGCGGCACGGCCCGCTGGACCCGGCCGACGCGGCCCTGACCCTGGCGCGGGCCAAGTGCGAGGACGTGGTCGCCCGCCATGACCCCGAGGCTCTCGTCCTGGGCTGCGACTCGGTGCTGGAGCTGGACGGGGCGCTGCACGGCAAGCCCGGCTCCTCGCAGGTGGCGATCGAGCGGTGGCGGACGATGCGTGGCCGCTCGGGCACGCTGCATACCGGGCACTGGCTGGTGGACAACCGGGACCCGGAGGAAGGCGGCACGGGGGGGACCCTCGGGGCCACCGCGAGCACGGTGGTCCACTTCGCCGACCTCTCCGACGCCGAGATCGCGGCCTACGTCGCCACCGGTGAGCCCCTGCAGGTGGCCGGCGCCTTCACCGTCGACGGCCTGGGCGGCCCGTACGTCACCGGCATCGAGGGTGACTACCACGCCGTCGTCGGCGTGAGCCTGCCCCTGCTGCGCGAGCTGCTGCAGGAGCTCGGGCTGGCCTGGCACGAGCTGCGCAGGTAG
- the paaC gene encoding 1,2-phenylacetyl-CoA epoxidase subunit PaaC — protein MSELTSGPVIAGRRPDVGGLDGATPAELHAAYLLSLGDDALIYAQRLGEWLTHAPQIEEDMALGNVGLDLLGQARALLTRAGEVEGEGRDEDALAMLRDERRFRNVQLVEQPRGDFAHEMARMLWFASYQYELYSRLVDSADEVLAGIAQKAVKEVDYHRDHATQWVLRLGDGTELSHARMQAALEAVHPYVRELGEDYTAAVWASEQAIGVLPSALTEAVNAGVAQVVSQATLTMPEPPRWHARGGRDGVHSEAMGYLLAEMQHIARSHPGATW, from the coding sequence GTGAGCGAGCTCACCAGCGGGCCGGTGATAGCCGGTCGCCGCCCCGACGTCGGGGGCCTGGACGGTGCCACCCCGGCCGAGCTGCATGCCGCCTACCTGCTCTCCCTCGGTGACGACGCCCTGATCTATGCCCAGCGTCTCGGCGAGTGGCTCACCCATGCCCCGCAGATCGAGGAGGACATGGCCCTCGGCAATGTCGGCCTCGACCTGCTCGGCCAGGCCAGGGCCCTGCTCACCCGAGCCGGTGAGGTCGAGGGCGAGGGCCGCGACGAGGACGCGCTGGCGATGCTGCGCGACGAGCGCCGGTTCCGCAATGTGCAGCTGGTGGAGCAGCCCCGCGGCGACTTCGCCCACGAGATGGCACGCATGCTGTGGTTCGCCTCCTACCAGTACGAGCTGTACTCCCGGCTGGTCGACTCCGCCGACGAGGTGCTGGCCGGGATCGCCCAGAAGGCGGTCAAGGAGGTCGACTACCACCGCGACCACGCGACCCAGTGGGTGCTGCGCCTGGGCGACGGGACCGAGCTGAGCCACGCTCGGATGCAGGCCGCGCTGGAGGCGGTGCATCCGTACGTGCGCGAGCTGGGTGAGGACTACACCGCGGCGGTCTGGGCCAGCGAGCAGGCCATCGGCGTGCTCCCCTCCGCGCTGACCGAGGCGGTCAACGCTGGCGTCGCGCAGGTGGTCTCGCAGGCGACCCTGACCATGCCCGAGCCCCCGCGCTGGCACGCCCGCGGCGGCCGCGACGGCGTGCACTCCGAGGCGATGGGCTACCTGCTCGCGGAGATGCAGCACATCGCCCGCAGCCACCCCGGCGCCACCTGGTGA
- the paaD gene encoding 1,2-phenylacetyl-CoA epoxidase subunit PaaD — MELAQAPRAVATDQLLAQVEAALREVPDPEIPVITIHQLGVIREIERVGEGLRVTITPTYSGCPAMRVMEEDIRRVCGRAGVPVEVVTRLSPAWTTDWMSEEGREALRRFGIAPPTGQKAHGPVPVGLSVRQVSCPLCGSEQTEEISRFGSTACKALRRCLSCREPFDEFKTL; from the coding sequence ATGGAGCTCGCGCAGGCGCCGCGCGCGGTCGCGACCGACCAGCTCCTGGCGCAGGTGGAGGCTGCGCTGAGGGAGGTGCCCGACCCGGAGATCCCGGTCATCACCATCCACCAGCTCGGGGTCATCCGCGAGATCGAGCGGGTCGGTGAGGGCCTGCGGGTCACGATCACCCCTACGTACTCCGGGTGCCCGGCGATGCGGGTCATGGAGGAGGACATCCGACGCGTCTGCGGGCGGGCGGGCGTCCCCGTCGAGGTGGTCACGCGTCTCTCGCCTGCCTGGACCACCGACTGGATGAGCGAGGAGGGTCGCGAGGCCCTGCGCCGCTTCGGCATCGCCCCGCCCACCGGCCAGAAGGCGCACGGACCGGTGCCCGTCGGGCTCTCGGTCCGGCAGGTGAGCTGCCCGTTGTGCGGCTCGGAGCAGACCGAGGAGATCTCCCGCTTCGGGTCTACGGCCTGCAAGGCCCTGCGACGCTGCCTGTCCTGCCGGGAGCCGTTCGACGAGTTCAAGACACTGTGA